The following coding sequences lie in one Vibrio toranzoniae genomic window:
- a CDS encoding LysR family transcriptional regulator, translating into MSSIFGNIDDLFLFCTVVEEGSLLSASKRLQLPVSTMSRRLTALEERLSIRLLEKKGRELVATKDGEVAFSALSSGMESLHQGFSCLLEERDAIQGKIKLAVPHAFYSGFLRPTVEQYLTQYPNVQLNLILSQQQVVPETDRDLLITFQISDMDGMIARQLFKAKHGFFASPEYLDSHEAIKKPGDLEQQSWISVDEVFDMPLYKSDRLEQMVTIKPKFIVNDIHAVAAAAQKGLGVASLPFRHVSPEMNLIQVLPEYHRGDRQAYLVYKERKYQPKALTLLIDALIECFQSVHSDEFSQMKRRKK; encoded by the coding sequence ATGAGTTCCATATTTGGAAATATTGATGATCTATTCCTGTTTTGTACTGTGGTAGAAGAGGGGTCGTTGTTATCGGCATCTAAGCGACTTCAGTTGCCTGTGTCGACCATGTCGCGCCGGTTAACCGCCTTGGAAGAGCGCCTGAGCATCCGTCTTTTGGAAAAGAAAGGACGGGAGCTGGTGGCCACTAAAGATGGAGAGGTGGCCTTCTCAGCGCTGAGCAGTGGCATGGAATCTCTGCATCAAGGCTTTAGCTGCTTGCTTGAAGAGCGTGATGCAATCCAAGGTAAGATAAAGCTCGCGGTGCCTCATGCCTTTTATAGTGGATTTCTTCGTCCGACTGTCGAGCAATACCTCACTCAGTATCCGAACGTGCAGCTCAATCTTATTCTGAGTCAGCAGCAAGTGGTCCCTGAAACTGATCGCGATCTGTTGATCACATTTCAAATATCTGACATGGACGGAATGATTGCGCGACAATTGTTTAAGGCCAAGCACGGTTTTTTTGCGAGTCCAGAATATTTGGATTCCCACGAGGCTATTAAAAAGCCGGGTGATCTAGAACAACAATCGTGGATTAGTGTGGATGAAGTTTTTGACATGCCGCTGTACAAATCCGACCGCTTAGAGCAAATGGTGACGATTAAACCTAAGTTTATTGTTAATGACATTCATGCAGTGGCAGCTGCAGCGCAAAAGGGATTGGGTGTCGCCTCATTACCTTTTCGTCATGTTTCCCCGGAAATGAACCTGATTCAAGTGCTCCCCGAGTATCATCGGGGTGATCGCCAAGCGTATTTAGTGTACAAAGAAAGAAAATATCAGCCGAAGGCATTGACCTTGCTCATCGACGCTTTGATTGAATGTTTTCAATCAGTTCATAGTGATGAGTTCAGTCAAATGAAAAGGAGAAAGAAATGA
- a CDS encoding YebC/PmpR family DNA-binding transcriptional regulator, with amino-acid sequence MGRSFEVRKASMAKTAGAKIKVYSKYGKEIYVLAKNGSSDPDMNLPLKHLIAKAKKDQVPAHVIDKAIDKANGGGGEDFQPARYEGFGPGGTSVIVDCLTDNGNRTFQDVRQCFVKTGAKIGVEGTVSHMFAHQAVFQFKGEDDEIILETLMMEDVDVTDVELEDGVITVFAPTTEFFKTKTALNTAFPELTLDVEEITFVPQTTTPVAEEDSEKFQKFLDMLDDCDDVQQVYHNAEL; translated from the coding sequence ATGGGAAGAAGTTTTGAAGTGCGCAAGGCCTCAATGGCGAAAACTGCAGGCGCAAAAATTAAAGTTTATTCTAAATACGGTAAAGAGATTTACGTACTGGCTAAGAACGGTAGCTCTGACCCAGACATGAACCTACCTCTTAAGCACCTGATTGCTAAAGCGAAGAAAGACCAAGTACCCGCTCACGTTATCGACAAAGCGATCGATAAAGCAAACGGCGGCGGCGGTGAAGACTTCCAACCTGCTCGTTACGAAGGCTTTGGCCCTGGTGGCACAAGCGTAATCGTTGACTGTCTAACTGACAACGGCAACCGTACGTTCCAAGACGTTCGCCAATGTTTCGTTAAGACTGGCGCGAAAATCGGTGTTGAAGGTACTGTTTCTCACATGTTCGCTCACCAAGCTGTATTCCAGTTCAAAGGCGAAGATGACGAGATCATCCTAGAAACGCTAATGATGGAAGACGTAGACGTGACTGATGTTGAGCTAGAAGACGGTGTTATCACTGTATTTGCTCCAACGACTGAGTTCTTCAAAACGAAGACGGCACTAAACACTGCGTTCCCAGAGCTAACGCTAGACGTTGAAGAAATCACTTTCGTTCCTCAAACGACTACGCCAGTAGCTGAAGAAGATTCTGAGAAGTTCCAGAAGTTCTTAGACATGCTTGACGACTGTGATGATGTTCAGCAGGTTTACCACAACGCTGAGCTGTAA
- a CDS encoding DUF3283 family protein, with protein MSINLSLLPPSEKNKIELDKQASFLVWKLKQAKCGPEAIVEEAMKLSDPDEKVWFEQSVEKYKRVMGVA; from the coding sequence ATGTCTATCAACCTTTCACTCCTTCCACCCAGTGAGAAAAATAAAATCGAACTGGATAAGCAAGCATCGTTTCTTGTATGGAAACTGAAGCAAGCGAAATGTGGCCCTGAAGCCATTGTTGAAGAAGCAATGAAGCTAAGTGACCCTGATGAAAAGGTGTGGTTTGAGCAGTCTGTAGAAAAATACAAACGGGTAATGGGTGTCGCATAA
- a CDS encoding acetoacetate--CoA ligase: MHESNKSIWQPSEQRIADANVTRFIDSLDLSELKPQGLKLERELRSYAELHQWSVDQPESFWQNVWQFCGVVGSQGDDIKAQGESRWQQTKSNRDAVWFPNAQVNYAENLLRLAKSMPDEPAIWFENERGEQQSYTWKSLCEAVSSIQQWLIDNGVEQGDVVAAYTPYLPQTVIAMLATTSLGAIWTSTSPDFGVESVIERFGQVKPKVLFTCDGYTFNGKTFDMVNKNREIIEHLTELKQVCEIGYLKPSNDLEKSDVEPDVPTQSWQNIISHYQPKPLRFTRVGFNEPLFVLYSSGTTGKPKCIVHAVGGTTINHLKEHQLHCDIKLKDRVFYYTTCGWMMWNWHVSALASGACLVIFDGSPVYPQPNVLWGLAQRADVSLFGTSAKYLEAIEKAELSPIDSHYLPHLRTLCSTGSVLYPEQFDYVYKHIKQDLHLASISGGTDICGCFVLGNPISPVYRGECQQAGLGVDIKVFNSFGHKVNQERGELVCTNSLPNFPVGFWNDTGERYHSTYWDRFDNVWHHGDEVAQSAHGGYLFYGRGDTTLNPGGVRIGTAEIYQQVNTIDGIVDSIAVGKDIDRNEQIWLFVQLQQGVVLNETLLAAIKSKLKSSCSPRHVPSQIFALSDVPKTRSGKLVELAVKQVVNGKPVKNIGAIANADVLNEIKHVISL, from the coding sequence ATGCACGAAAGCAATAAGTCCATTTGGCAACCAAGCGAGCAACGTATCGCCGATGCCAACGTAACCCGATTTATCGACAGTCTCGACCTGTCTGAATTAAAACCGCAAGGCTTGAAGTTAGAGAGGGAGCTAAGAAGCTATGCCGAACTCCATCAATGGTCTGTGGATCAGCCGGAATCGTTTTGGCAGAACGTATGGCAGTTTTGTGGGGTGGTCGGCTCGCAAGGTGATGACATCAAAGCGCAAGGTGAGAGCCGCTGGCAGCAAACTAAATCGAATCGCGATGCAGTTTGGTTTCCGAATGCGCAGGTAAACTACGCCGAGAACTTGCTGCGTTTGGCCAAGTCGATGCCTGATGAGCCTGCAATTTGGTTTGAGAATGAGCGTGGCGAACAGCAGAGTTATACATGGAAAAGCCTGTGTGAAGCTGTCTCTAGTATTCAGCAATGGCTTATCGATAACGGTGTGGAGCAAGGTGATGTGGTTGCTGCGTATACGCCCTACCTGCCACAAACCGTGATAGCGATGCTAGCCACCACCAGCTTAGGGGCGATTTGGACATCAACCTCGCCTGATTTTGGTGTAGAAAGTGTGATTGAGCGCTTTGGCCAAGTGAAACCTAAGGTGCTGTTCACCTGTGATGGCTACACCTTCAATGGCAAGACGTTCGATATGGTGAATAAGAACCGTGAAATCATCGAGCACTTAACCGAATTAAAACAGGTGTGTGAAATCGGTTATTTGAAACCGAGTAATGATTTAGAGAAGAGCGATGTTGAACCAGATGTGCCGACCCAAAGCTGGCAAAACATCATTAGTCACTATCAACCAAAACCTCTTCGATTTACTCGTGTCGGCTTCAATGAACCACTGTTTGTACTCTACTCTTCCGGCACCACAGGCAAGCCAAAGTGCATTGTTCATGCTGTTGGTGGCACCACCATCAACCACCTAAAAGAGCATCAGCTTCACTGTGATATCAAACTGAAAGATCGCGTGTTCTACTACACCACTTGTGGTTGGATGATGTGGAACTGGCACGTATCTGCACTCGCCAGTGGCGCTTGTTTAGTGATCTTTGATGGTAGCCCAGTTTACCCGCAACCCAATGTACTGTGGGGCTTAGCGCAGCGTGCGGATGTATCGCTGTTTGGCACTTCAGCTAAGTATTTAGAAGCGATTGAGAAAGCGGAGCTCTCGCCTATCGACAGTCACTATCTTCCTCACTTAAGAACACTGTGCTCGACCGGTTCAGTGCTCTACCCAGAGCAGTTTGATTACGTTTACAAACACATCAAACAAGACCTGCATTTAGCGTCCATTTCTGGTGGTACGGATATTTGTGGCTGCTTTGTGCTGGGTAACCCTATCTCGCCAGTGTATCGCGGTGAGTGCCAACAGGCAGGGCTCGGAGTCGACATCAAGGTGTTCAATTCGTTTGGTCACAAGGTCAACCAAGAGCGCGGCGAGTTGGTGTGTACCAATTCCTTACCCAACTTCCCTGTTGGCTTCTGGAATGACACCGGAGAGCGCTATCACAGCACTTATTGGGATAGGTTCGATAATGTGTGGCACCACGGTGACGAGGTCGCGCAGAGCGCGCATGGCGGTTATCTGTTCTACGGGCGAGGCGATACCACACTCAACCCCGGTGGCGTGCGAATTGGTACTGCCGAGATCTACCAGCAAGTGAACACCATTGATGGCATTGTTGATTCGATAGCAGTCGGCAAAGACATCGACCGCAATGAGCAGATATGGCTGTTCGTTCAGCTGCAGCAAGGTGTGGTTCTAAATGAAACACTATTGGCTGCCATCAAGAGCAAGCTCAAATCATCGTGCTCACCAAGGCATGTGCCGAGCCAGATCTTTGCGCTCAGCGATGTACCGAAAACACGCTCAGGAAAACTGGTGGAATTGGCGGTGAAACAGGTCGTGAATGGTAAACCCGTCAAGAACATCGGCGCGATAGCCAATGCCGATGTGTTAAATGAAATAAAGCATGTGATTTCGCTTTAA
- a CDS encoding 4a-hydroxytetrahydrobiopterin dehydratase, with translation MLNEQKCEACSIDAIALSKDEQQSLLFELSDWQIMERDGIPQLEKVFKFKNYKQAWAFSNKVSELAEEEFHHPSILLEWGKVTVTWWSHSIKGLHKNDFICASRCDVFAVSD, from the coding sequence ATGTTGAATGAACAAAAATGCGAAGCCTGCAGTATCGACGCGATTGCCCTAAGTAAAGATGAGCAACAATCTTTACTGTTTGAGTTGTCTGATTGGCAGATCATGGAAAGAGACGGCATCCCGCAGCTTGAGAAGGTGTTTAAGTTTAAGAACTACAAACAAGCCTGGGCATTCAGCAACAAAGTGTCAGAGTTGGCAGAAGAAGAATTCCATCATCCTTCGATTTTATTGGAGTGGGGCAAAGTCACCGTAACTTGGTGGAGCCACTCAATCAAAGGACTACATAAGAATGATTTCATCTGCGCCTCACGCTGCGATGTGTTCGCGGTGAGTGATTAG
- a CDS encoding fumarylacetoacetate hydrolase family protein: protein MKLATKKNGTRDGLLMVVSRDLKQCVAATEIFYAMHLAPTMQVALDNWDRVVPQLEELYTSLNNGHVTGSEVFAPQYCESPLPRAYQWADGSAYVNHVELVRKARGAEMPESFWVDPLMYQGGSDAFIGPRDNIEFANDDWGIDFEGEVAVVTGDVPMGASAKQAHDSIRLLMLVNDVSLRGLIPAELAKGFGFFQSKPSSAFSPVAVTPDELSEQWKGSKVHLPLISTYKDQPFGCPNAGVDMTFNFAELIVHAAKTRPLSAGAIIGSGTVSNKQGTDHGTSIAEGGVGYSCIAEVRMIETIRDGKPSTQFMSFGDSIKLEMFDAAGDSIFGAIDQKVSQYRSR from the coding sequence ATGAAATTAGCAACCAAGAAAAATGGCACTCGCGACGGTCTATTGATGGTCGTGAGTAGAGATCTCAAACAGTGTGTGGCTGCCACCGAAATCTTCTATGCGATGCATCTGGCGCCAACCATGCAGGTGGCTTTGGATAACTGGGATAGAGTTGTACCTCAGTTAGAAGAGTTATACACCTCGTTAAACAACGGGCATGTGACTGGCAGTGAAGTCTTTGCACCTCAGTATTGTGAATCACCTCTGCCACGCGCATATCAATGGGCGGATGGCAGCGCGTATGTAAACCACGTTGAACTGGTGCGTAAAGCGCGTGGTGCTGAAATGCCAGAAAGCTTCTGGGTTGATCCATTAATGTATCAAGGCGGCTCAGATGCCTTTATCGGCCCTCGCGACAATATCGAATTTGCTAATGATGATTGGGGTATCGATTTCGAGGGAGAAGTCGCGGTTGTCACCGGAGATGTGCCGATGGGCGCCAGTGCCAAGCAAGCGCATGATTCGATTCGTTTGCTGATGTTGGTGAATGATGTGTCTTTGCGCGGGTTGATTCCGGCAGAGCTTGCGAAGGGCTTTGGCTTCTTCCAATCTAAACCTTCTTCGGCGTTCTCTCCGGTTGCGGTCACACCCGATGAACTTAGCGAACAGTGGAAGGGTAGTAAGGTACATTTACCACTAATATCGACCTACAAGGACCAGCCTTTTGGTTGCCCGAATGCCGGTGTGGACATGACCTTCAACTTCGCTGAGCTGATTGTCCATGCTGCGAAAACTCGCCCTTTGTCAGCAGGCGCAATCATAGGCTCAGGCACTGTGTCGAATAAGCAAGGCACAGACCACGGCACCTCAATTGCGGAAGGCGGCGTAGGCTATTCATGCATTGCGGAAGTGCGCATGATAGAGACGATTCGAGATGGCAAACCGTCGACTCAATTCATGTCGTTTGGTGACTCGATTAAGCTTGAGATGTTCGATGCGGCTGGTGACTCGATCTTTGGCGCGATTGACCAAAAAGTCAGTCAATATCGATCACGCTAG
- a CDS encoding DUF2798 domain-containing protein: protein MNNKLHWVTAILSSLVMAVMMSGIISGYKMGFSQAWPPIWLDSFLVAWPCALTLSLTLLPQVRKLAEWLCRPRSKTIAKVSLCDE from the coding sequence ATGAACAACAAGCTTCACTGGGTCACCGCGATACTGTCTTCACTGGTCATGGCTGTCATGATGTCGGGGATCATATCGGGTTATAAGATGGGCTTCAGCCAAGCATGGCCACCAATTTGGTTAGACAGCTTTTTGGTTGCTTGGCCGTGTGCACTCACACTGAGCCTAACCTTGTTACCACAAGTCAGAAAGCTCGCCGAGTGGCTATGTCGCCCGAGATCAAAAACGATAGCCAAAGTAAGTTTATGCGATGAATAA
- the maiA gene encoding maleylacetoacetate isomerase, protein MNKKVTLYGYWRSSAAYRVRIGLNLKQLSYESKSVHLVRNGGEQHDPQYRELNASELVPVLVDGDVQLNQSLTILQYLDENYLCESSPDTLLIPEQTPLRYQALAMAQDIAMEIHPLNNLRVLQYLERELSCEQEAKMDWLHYWMSQGFRALEEKLAKHRKTHGDSVYSLTDSPCIVDICLVPQVYNALRFDVDMTPYPLINSIVEACNQLPAFIDAMPESQADATLSL, encoded by the coding sequence ATGAACAAGAAGGTCACACTCTATGGTTACTGGCGCTCGTCTGCAGCCTATCGAGTGCGTATTGGGTTGAACCTAAAGCAACTTAGCTATGAGTCGAAATCGGTACATTTGGTGCGCAATGGCGGCGAGCAGCATGATCCACAGTATCGTGAGCTCAATGCCAGTGAATTAGTGCCAGTGCTGGTGGATGGTGATGTTCAACTCAATCAGTCGCTGACGATTTTGCAATACTTGGACGAAAACTATTTGTGTGAGAGCAGCCCAGACACCTTATTGATTCCTGAGCAAACACCACTGCGGTATCAAGCGTTGGCGATGGCTCAGGATATTGCGATGGAAATTCATCCTCTTAATAATCTGCGCGTGTTGCAGTATTTGGAGAGAGAATTATCGTGCGAGCAAGAGGCAAAAATGGATTGGCTTCACTATTGGATGAGCCAAGGTTTCCGTGCTCTAGAAGAGAAGTTGGCCAAACACCGAAAAACACACGGCGACTCGGTGTATAGCCTCACAGATTCGCCTTGTATCGTCGATATCTGCTTAGTGCCGCAAGTCTATAACGCGCTGCGCTTTGATGTTGATATGACGCCTTATCCGCTCATTAATTCGATTGTCGAAGCGTGTAACCAGTTGCCCGCGTTTATCGATGCGATGCCAGAGAGTCAAGCGGACGCTACTTTATCTTTGTAA
- the phhA gene encoding phenylalanine 4-monooxygenase has product MTQYHSKPVSQEGWVEWSLEEDAIWHDLVKRQLDVISDRACDAYLHGLTLLDLPLDRVPQLPEINKVLKETTGWQVQPVPALIDFDRFFDLLANKKFPVATFLRTRDEFDYLQEPDFFHEIFGHCAMLTNTDFAAFTEHYGKLGQAATSKQRAYLARLYWFTVEFGLVKEGHKLKIYGGGILSSPAETIYALEGDLAVRERFDLQTVLRTPYRIDIMQPKYYVIEELSELFEISQKNLLQQADLAIDAGLLPPLFEPKEPTHVE; this is encoded by the coding sequence ATGACTCAATATCATTCTAAGCCCGTGAGCCAAGAGGGATGGGTTGAGTGGAGCCTCGAAGAAGACGCCATTTGGCACGACTTGGTGAAAAGGCAACTGGACGTAATTAGTGACCGCGCTTGCGATGCTTATTTGCACGGTTTGACCTTGCTTGATCTACCGTTAGATAGGGTCCCTCAACTCCCAGAGATAAATAAAGTGCTAAAAGAAACAACAGGTTGGCAGGTTCAGCCTGTTCCTGCATTGATCGATTTCGACCGTTTCTTTGATTTACTCGCGAATAAGAAGTTCCCCGTTGCGACATTTCTGAGAACGCGAGACGAGTTTGATTATTTACAAGAACCTGATTTCTTCCATGAAATTTTTGGCCATTGTGCAATGTTGACTAATACTGATTTCGCGGCTTTCACTGAACATTATGGAAAACTAGGCCAAGCGGCGACATCCAAGCAGCGCGCCTATCTTGCCCGCTTGTATTGGTTTACGGTCGAGTTTGGTTTAGTCAAAGAAGGGCACAAGCTGAAAATCTATGGCGGTGGCATTCTTTCCTCTCCGGCAGAAACCATTTACGCGTTGGAAGGGGACTTGGCCGTTCGTGAGCGGTTCGATCTACAAACCGTTTTAAGAACCCCTTATCGCATCGACATTATGCAGCCGAAATATTATGTGATCGAAGAGCTATCTGAGTTATTCGAAATCAGTCAGAAAAACCTATTACAGCAAGCAGATCTCGCGATTGATGCGGGGTTACTACCACCACTTTTTGAACCCAAGGAACCAACACATGTTGAATGA
- a CDS encoding homogentisate 1,2-dioxygenase produces MHKWISFPHREGVCSKQAHADFPEEAIYEREAGRSGFFGPAAHFHHQHAPTGWSEWEGDLRPRAFDFTLVDKASQITPWAVPHLLHNADCKIRVWRMDEKMDFLVRNSDGDELLFIHQGSADLYCDYGHLEVSEGDYVMIPRSTNWRLEPSEPMFILMVENTDAAYSLPEKGMVGNHAVFDPAVLDIPSINEQFRAQYSENQTQVQVKRHNKVSVITYPFNPLDAIGWHGDLAVVKVNWRDIRPLMSHRYHLPPSAHTTFVGTGFVVCTFVPRPIESDPGALKVPFYHNNDDYDEVLFYHAGDFFSRDNIEAGMVTFHPAGFTHGPHPKAFKAGQAHKKKFTDEVAVMIDTRHALQFSDELDSVENKEYVYSWQEK; encoded by the coding sequence ATGCATAAATGGATCTCGTTCCCTCATCGGGAGGGGGTGTGTTCTAAACAAGCGCATGCCGATTTTCCCGAAGAGGCAATCTATGAGCGAGAGGCGGGCCGAAGTGGTTTTTTCGGCCCTGCGGCTCACTTTCATCATCAACATGCCCCAACAGGTTGGTCGGAGTGGGAGGGCGATCTGCGCCCTCGCGCTTTTGATTTTACGCTGGTGGATAAAGCCAGTCAGATAACCCCTTGGGCTGTGCCTCATCTTTTGCACAACGCGGACTGTAAAATCCGTGTTTGGCGTATGGATGAGAAGATGGATTTCTTGGTACGTAACTCCGATGGCGATGAGCTGCTGTTCATTCATCAAGGCAGTGCTGATCTCTATTGTGACTATGGCCACTTAGAAGTGAGCGAAGGGGATTACGTGATGATCCCACGCTCGACCAACTGGCGCTTGGAGCCAAGCGAGCCGATGTTCATCTTGATGGTTGAGAACACCGACGCGGCTTACTCCTTGCCAGAGAAAGGCATGGTTGGCAATCATGCGGTGTTTGATCCTGCGGTACTCGATATCCCGTCGATCAACGAGCAATTCCGCGCTCAGTATTCAGAAAATCAAACCCAAGTTCAGGTGAAACGTCACAACAAAGTTAGCGTGATCACTTATCCGTTCAATCCATTGGATGCGATTGGCTGGCATGGCGATTTAGCGGTGGTGAAAGTGAATTGGCGCGATATCAGACCGCTGATGTCACATCGCTACCACTTGCCACCGTCTGCACACACCACCTTTGTTGGCACAGGCTTTGTGGTATGCACATTTGTACCACGCCCGATTGAGAGCGACCCTGGTGCGCTGAAAGTGCCGTTCTACCACAACAATGATGATTATGATGAAGTGCTTTTCTATCACGCTGGTGACTTCTTCAGTCGCGATAATATTGAAGCGGGCATGGTGACTTTCCATCCTGCTGGGTTTACGCATGGGCCTCATCCAAAGGCTTTCAAGGCGGGTCAGGCACACAAGAAGAAGTTTACCGATGAAGTCGCGGTGATGATCGATACTCGCCACGCGCTGCAGTTCTCTGACGAACTCGACAGTGTTGAGAACAAAGAATATGTCTACAGTTGGCAAGAGAAGTAA
- the yidZ gene encoding HTH-type transcriptional regulator YidZ yields the protein MKKPLARIDFNLLLTLQLLLQEQSVTKAAKKLNVTPSSVSKSLGKLRDWFDDPLFVNTPHGLKPTNLATSVQEPLSEWMHIGNQIVSCRGEDAPSGVKFNLGVESPLSLIMVDELTKRIHDSYPESTIKFHNWDYDSLSAITSGEIDIGFTGRESHPRSKESLELLPYFINFEVLFSDLPMVYVRKDHPALKQKWNLDTFLSYAHINVAWEKNDSWALDDILTERGYVRNVSLTMASFEQALFVAEKPGHQMLTTAPKYCQQYCKQLHPNLIALPIPISEGCQHKLLIPFTMIWHKRNNNNPKVLWLRETIKNLYVTS from the coding sequence ATGAAGAAACCTCTTGCCCGAATTGATTTTAATTTATTGCTCACTTTGCAATTGTTGTTACAAGAGCAAAGTGTTACTAAAGCGGCGAAAAAGCTTAATGTTACTCCGTCAAGTGTGAGTAAATCATTAGGCAAATTGCGCGATTGGTTTGATGATCCCCTTTTTGTTAATACGCCTCACGGGTTAAAGCCAACCAACCTCGCAACCAGTGTACAAGAGCCTTTGTCAGAATGGATGCATATTGGTAACCAGATTGTTTCATGCAGAGGTGAAGATGCTCCTAGTGGAGTGAAATTTAATCTTGGGGTAGAGTCGCCATTATCACTAATCATGGTTGATGAGCTAACTAAACGTATTCATGATTCCTATCCAGAATCAACAATTAAGTTCCATAATTGGGACTATGACTCATTGAGTGCTATTACCAGCGGTGAAATAGACATTGGTTTTACTGGACGTGAAAGTCATCCGCGCTCTAAAGAGTCGTTAGAGCTTCTTCCGTATTTTATTAACTTTGAAGTCTTGTTCTCGGATTTACCTATGGTGTATGTCCGAAAAGATCATCCTGCGCTCAAGCAAAAGTGGAATCTAGATACCTTTTTGAGCTATGCCCACATTAATGTGGCATGGGAGAAAAATGATAGTTGGGCATTAGATGATATTTTGACTGAACGAGGGTATGTTCGGAATGTTAGTCTAACGATGGCAAGTTTTGAGCAAGCTTTGTTTGTTGCAGAGAAGCCTGGACACCAAATGTTAACTACAGCACCAAAGTATTGTCAGCAATATTGCAAGCAGCTCCACCCAAATTTAATTGCTCTACCTATACCTATTTCTGAGGGCTGTCAGCATAAACTACTGATACCATTTACCATGATTTGGCACAAGCGCAACAACAATAACCCCAAGGTATTATGGTTGAGGGAGACTATTAAGAACCTTTATGTTACTAGCTAA
- a CDS encoding MFS transporter produces the protein MEKFNISRYLMCSFAFVLLYPTAIDLYLVALPEIASDLSANESELHIAFSIYLAGFASTMVFVGRAADSLGRKPVAICGALIFTFSSMLAGSAENSNSFLMMRFFQGVGAACCYIVAFAVLRDVLDEKKRTKVLSMLNGIICSIPVLAPVIGNLIMMKFPWPALFTAMAMMGGAIGLIACFVLKETLPKTKHTSLDPSKEFNESLYNGFFISRVIYTSLGVTAILSYVNTSPMIVMNLIGFTRGEYSTAMALLAMVGMATSFSVPFVLSYVKQNFLMLAAQLTSLLSAIVILAAHLNSDSSTLYMLGFILISMSFPMGFGVAMSQGLSQFSRKAGQASSMLGIGQISLSAFYIWLMATLGVSALMMLVIALVASGVIGLAIILFHPHQYVSEYHEETSCPN, from the coding sequence ATGGAAAAATTCAATATATCCAGATATCTAATGTGCAGCTTTGCCTTTGTTTTACTATATCCAACAGCGATAGATCTCTACTTAGTTGCTTTACCAGAAATTGCTAGCGACCTATCTGCAAACGAATCAGAACTTCATATCGCCTTTTCTATTTACCTAGCGGGTTTTGCATCAACAATGGTTTTTGTTGGACGAGCTGCTGATAGTTTGGGGCGTAAGCCTGTTGCAATATGTGGAGCATTGATTTTTACCTTTTCATCAATGCTTGCTGGCTCTGCTGAGAACAGTAATAGCTTTCTAATGATGCGATTCTTCCAAGGTGTGGGGGCTGCTTGTTGCTATATAGTAGCCTTTGCTGTTTTGCGGGATGTATTGGACGAAAAAAAGCGAACTAAGGTCCTGTCTATGCTCAATGGGATTATATGTTCTATCCCAGTCCTTGCTCCTGTGATAGGTAACCTAATTATGATGAAATTTCCTTGGCCGGCCTTATTCACAGCAATGGCGATGATGGGCGGTGCGATAGGTTTAATTGCTTGTTTTGTGTTGAAAGAAACCTTGCCCAAAACAAAGCATACCTCCCTAGATCCAAGTAAAGAGTTTAATGAGTCCCTATATAATGGCTTTTTTATATCGCGAGTTATTTATACATCTTTAGGCGTCACTGCGATTCTTTCTTATGTCAACACTTCGCCAATGATTGTCATGAATTTAATTGGTTTCACTCGAGGCGAATATTCAACAGCTATGGCGCTGTTGGCAATGGTGGGAATGGCAACATCGTTTTCAGTCCCATTTGTTTTATCTTATGTCAAACAAAATTTTTTGATGTTAGCTGCACAATTGACAAGTTTGCTGTCGGCTATCGTTATTCTCGCGGCTCACTTGAATAGCGATAGTTCGACACTTTATATGCTAGGGTTCATTCTCATTAGCATGAGTTTCCCTATGGGTTTTGGTGTTGCCATGAGCCAGGGTTTAAGCCAGTTCTCTCGAAAAGCAGGTCAGGCAAGCTCTATGCTTGGTATCGGGCAGATCTCTTTATCTGCATTTTACATTTGGTTGATGGCAACATTAGGTGTATCAGCATTAATGATGTTAGTTATAGCCTTAGTTGCTAGTGGTGTAATTGGGCTGGCTATAATATTATTCCACCCACATCAGTATGTTAGTGAGTATCATGAAGAAACCTCTTGCCCGAATTGA